Part of the Anopheles gambiae chromosome 3, idAnoGambNW_F1_1, whole genome shotgun sequence genome is shown below.
AAAATCGTACCCAAGAATTTCAAATTCCAACTCGTACGGTGCTCCATTACTgttatgtgttttcttctcgctggaaatggaaatggatgCAGGAAGCTATTTTCCACCCTCCACGAACGCATGACATGGAGCTGGAATTCtagaatgaaaacattttcagATGATATGTTTCCTACAACACCGCACCCTCCAAATGCGGCGATCGTTGGCAAGAGTGAACCACATATTAACTAACCGCTGGTTTTGCAACACAGCGCCGCTTCATCAACCAACCCGAACAGGAAAagagattttaatttaatcagTCGTCTAAAGCGCTCGTCCGCTCGACCAGCAGCTGCTAGAACAACCCGCCCTCCTTGTAGGCTCTGTCCACTTAGGTCCTGATTTCATACCATCTCGTACGAATGCACAATGCTTCATTCCCATGATCGTCATCGTTCCTTCCATTCCCTCAcggcaaacagcaaacaacgaGCACGGAACAATTTAAGCCAATTTCTGTCCGAGctgtatttaattaattatttaccaTTGGAAAAGCGCATTTGGTCAAACGTGAacgtagacacacacacgctcgcgcACTACAAGGCGTTGCCATTTCTATCCCGACAGCTGCAACCTAGAGGCAGACGCCTCTAATACCGTTCCGTTCCGATGTAAGAAGGTACATCGTAATTGTGCCTCGCTCTCGCCCGGATCTCCATTACGACACACACAAGTACACAATGCACTTGCACTTTCGATTTCTGTCTCTCGCTTATGTTAACgcttttgaataatttattaaatgaAGGGTTGTAAGAAAGGCACCAACACACCTGCATGATTCTACGGGAAAATCAGGTAAACAATAAAGTTTCCCAGAGCATGGGATTGTGACCTCACACCCGGGTGCATGGGAACCGTGGCAAAAGGTAGGGCAGTACCAAACTGACCACTGACCGCAGTGTCAGCAGGATATGGCATATTTAAACAAATCACCTTACGTTACGCTTTGCGAAGCAAcgatctctctgtctctctctcggaAGTGTTTTAACTCATGATACGTGCTTTGTTCTGATGACGTGCGGTAACCGAGATTTATTAGAGCTTGCAACGTTATGCCGTGCGGTGCTCACAGTGACAGAGAAACAACGGAACCActaattgaataaatttgtttcatttaacGAATACATCATGGCACGAGTTTCACTCGCTGTTGCCATTTCTCGAAACTTTGGTTGGTGTTTTGTGTTAATCCGCTTGGTTGTTCCGTTTTAAAACTTCCAAGTAAGTGTTTTGTTATTGCATCCGTTCACCTTTTAAGGGTGTAGAGCAGACTCAACACAACACCAAGTAGAGATCCGAAGGAAACTATCGTTCTGTGATGAAGCTTAACTCTTTCGATGCAAATGTCCCACTCCTCGTGACACCAATCCGAGCTTTATTCACGGCGAATGATTCAACGGAACGCACCTTCACCACCGGCACTGAAGGGATCTAATTTCGTTTGGATCTTTGACAAGTTCACTTCCCTTCCGAGTGTTTGTAGCACAGCGCACGCGAAGCATCGTGTGCCACAAAGTGCCATTTTCAATTTGTCGAGTTAATTGAACGGGAAATGGAACACTGATCGATTCTCTCGCCCTACTTGATAATGATGTCCTTCTGGGCACGGTCtgcgcgtgtttgtttgtgacaCTCTTTTGGTACAATGATGTTCCGTGTCTCTGTCGGTTCGCACGAAACGATTCGCCACTGTCCCGGATCCAATAAAACCAAAGTGTGGGGTCATCTGGttggatgtgtgtttgtaatgaTTTTCGCTGTCCGCTCTCTTCCGCACCGAACCCGGGGAAAGGGTTTACTACGAACTGGCCCACTTCCCACATTGTGCACTGTCGGACAGATCGCGCCACGACGAAACCAGTTGACCCAACCAATAAGCAGGTCGATTGGGTAAATTAGGGATTTATCATTGAACCCACTCTGTCACGGTCCAACCGGTCAGAAGTGTAACGCTGAAAAGATTCCACCGTACCGGTACGGCTTTTCTCATCGTTTCCCCCCACGTTTTTACTTTTCCACAGCCACTGGATCGAGATCAACCGAACGGTCGACCGCAGTGGCGTTTTACCGTGTTCGCGCAGGACGAAGGTGGCGAAGGGCTGGTCGGCTACGCGGACGTGCAGGTGAACCTGAAGGACATCAACGACAATGCGCCCATCTTCCCGCAGGGTGTCTATTTCGGCAATGTGACCGAGAACGGTACCGCTGGCATGGTTGTAATGACCATGACGGCCGTCGACTACGATGACCCGAACGAAGGTAAGTGTGGTGCTTTATTCTTCTTCACCCGCCAGTGTTTGATTGTGTCCTCATCAATTGGACTCATTGTTACACACAAACCAATGATGACCGAGACGATGAGCGCTTTCAAATGTCCAGTGGGCtaccgttttcttttttaatccTTCATTTGCCTCCCCattgcacaacacacacaaacgcaatcTCACACACAGGTACGAACGCAAAGTTGATATATTCCATCGAAAAGAACGTGATAGAGGAGGAAACGGGCTCACCGATATTCGAGATCGAGGCGGACACGGGCGTGATTAAGACGGCGGTCTGCTGTCTCGATCGGGAGCGCACGCCGGACTACTCGATACAGGTCGTGGCAATGGATGGCGGGGGGTTGAAAGGGACTGGGACGGCCTCTATACGCGTCAAGGATATAAACGACATGCCGCCCCAGTTCACCAAGGACGAGTGGTTCACGGAGGTGGACGAAACGGACGGTACCAATCTGCCGGAAATGCCCATCCTCACCGTGACggtgcacgacgaggacgaaaCGAATAAGTTCCAGTACAAGGTGATCGACAACAGTGGGTACGGGGCGGACAAGTTCACGATGGTGCGCAACAACGACGGTACGGGCAGCTTGAAGATTGTGCAGCCGCTCGACTACGAGGATCCGCTGCAGAGCAATGGGTTCCGGTTCCGCATCCAGGTGAACGACAAGGGCGaggacaacgacaacgacaagTACCACGTGGCGTACTCgtgggtggtggtgaagcTGCGCGACATCAACGACAACAAGCCGCAGTTCGAGCGGCCGAACATCGAGGTGTCGGTGTACGAGAATGCGGACGTGGGCAAAACGCTGGAAACGTTCAAGGCGACCGATCCGGACCAGGGCGGCAAGAGCAAGGTGTCGTACGCGATCGATCGCTCGTCCGACCGGCAGCGCCAGTTCTCGATTAACCAGGAAGGCACGGTGACGATTCAGCGCAACCTCGACCGGGAAGTGACGCCCCGCCATCAGGTGAAGATACTGGCGATCGATGATGGTATACCGCCGAAAACGGCCACCGCCACGCTGACCGTGATCGTGCAGGACATCAACGACAATCCGCCCAAGTTCCTGAAGGACTACCGGCCTGTGCTGCCCGAGCATGTTCCGCCGCGCAAGGTGGTGGAAATTTTGGCCACCGACGACGATGACCGCTCGAAGAGCAATGGGCCACCGTTCCAGTTCCGGCTCGATCCGGGCGCGGACGACATCATCCGCGCGTCGTTCAAGGTGGAGCAGGACCAGAAGGGCGCCAACGGGGACGGTATGGCGATCGTGTCCTCGCTCCGCTCGTTCGATCGCGAGCAGCAGAAAGAGTATCTGATCCCGATCGTGATCAAGGATCACGGCAACCCGGCCATGACCGGCACCAGCACGCTAACCGTCGTGATAGGTGACGTCAACGACAATAAGATGCagcccggctcgaaggacaTATTCGTGTACAACTATCTGGGGCAAGCGCCGGACACGCAGATCGGGCGGGTGTACGTGTACGATCTGGACGATTGGGATCTGCCGGACAAGAAGTTCCACTGGGAGTCGCAGGAGCATCCACGCTTCAAGCTGGACGAGGACACGGGCATGATAACGATGCGGCAGGGCACACGGGACGGCCGGTACCATCTGCGGTTTAAGGTGTACGATCGAAAGCACACGCAGGCGGACGTGCCGGCCAATGTGACGGTGACGGTGCGTGAGATACCGCACGATGCCGTCATCAACAGTGGCTCGATCCGGATAGCGGGCATTACGGATGAGGATTTCATACGCGTGTGGAACTACCGGACGCAGAGCTTGTCACGCAGCAAAGCCGACCGGTTCAAGGACAAGCTGGCCGACCTGCTCAACATCGATCGGGAGAACGTGGACGTGTTCAGTGTGCAGCTGCGCCGCAAGCACCCGCCTCTAACGGATGTACGCTTTTCGGCGCACGGTTCCCCCTACTACAAACCGGTCAGGCTGAACGGCATCGTGCTGATGCACCGGGAGGAGATCGAGAAGGACGTCGGCGTGAACATAACGATGGTGGGCATCGACGAGTGTCTGTACGAGAACCAGATGTGCGAAGGCTCGTGCACCAACACGCTCGACATCAGCTCGCTGCCGTACATGGTGAACGCGAACAAAACGTCACTGGTCGGGGTACGCGTGGACGTGCTGGCGGAGTGTACCTGCGGCGCTAGAAACTTCAGCAAGGCCGAATCGTGCCGCTCGTCCCCGTGCCACAACGGGGGCCGCTGTATGGAGACGCGGTACGGGCTGAGCTGCTCGTGCCCGACGGGCTACACCGGACCGCGCTGCCAGCAGACGACGCGCAGCTTCCGCGGCAACGGGTGGGCCTGGTATCCGCCGCTCGCGATGTGCGACGATTCCCATCTGAGCTTCGAGTTTATCACGCGCAAGTCCGacgggctgctgctgtacaacGGACCGATCGTGCCGCCGGAGCGCGACGAGCTGCTGGTGTCGGACTTCATTTCCGTCGAGCTGGAGAGAGGCTTCCCAAGACTGCTGATTGACTTCGGCTCCGGCACGCTGGAGCTGCGGGTAAAGACGAAGAAAAGCTTGGACGATGGCGAATGGCACCGGCTGGACATCTTCTGGGACACGGAGAACGTGCGCATGGTGGTGGACTACTGCAAGTCGGCCGAGGTTTCGGAGATGGAGGACGGTTCGCCGCCCGAGTTCGACGATTCGTCGTGCCAGGCCCGCGGTACCATCCCCCCGTTCAACGAGTACTTGAACGTGAACGCGCCGCTCCAGATCGGTGGCTTCTATCGCGAGCAGTTCGATCCGACGCACTACCGCTGGAACTACATGCCGATGGGCAAGGGCTTCGACGGGTGCATCAAGAACCTGGTGCACAACAGCAAGCTGTACGATCTGGCCCATCCGGGGCTGTCGCGCAACAGCGTCGCCGGCTGCCCGCAGACCGAGGAGGTGTGCAGCCAGAGCGAGCAGACGTCACGCTGCTGGGAACATGGCAACTGCGTCGGCAGCTTTACTGAGGCGCGCTGCCAGTGCCGCCCGGGGTGGACCGGACcggcttgcaacattcccacCATACCGACGACGTTCAAGCAGCAGAGCTACGTGAAGTACGCGCTGTCGTTCGAACCGGACCGCTTCAGCACGCAGATACAGTTGCGCTTCCGGACGCGCGAGCAGCACGGCGAGCTGTTCCGGGTGAGCGATCAGCACAACCGGGAGTACGGCATACTGGAGATTAAGGACGCGCGGCTTCGCTTCCGGTACAATCTGAACTCGCTGCGCACGGAGGAGCGGGACATCTGGCTGAACGCGATCGCGGTCGACGATGGCCAGTGGCACGTGGTGCGGGTGAACCGGCACGGTTCGGCCGCCACGCTCGAGCTGGACGGTGGCGAGGGCCGCCGGTACAACGAAACGTTCACGTTCGACGGGCACCAGTGGCTGCTGGTGGACAAGCAGGAGGGCGTGTATGCCGGTGGCAAGGCGGAGTATACGGGCGTGCGCACGTTCGAGGTGTACGCCGACTACCAGAAGAGCTGCCTGGATGATATCAGGTAACAAATCAGTGGCAGTTGCTCTCTTCTTTATTTTACCAAATGTGTTTCTCACTAATGATGGGAATTCTTCTtctgtctctcttttttaCTTAAACAGAC
Proteins encoded:
- the LOC1279132 gene encoding neural-cadherin isoform X9 — translated: MVDPLKIFWVLTNSTYLVTKFIRIGIADKNDNPPYFDKALYEAEVDENEDIQHTVLTVTAKDHDESSRIRYEITSGNIGGAFAVKNMTGAIYVAGALDYETRKRYELRLAASDNLKENYTTVVIHVKDVNDNPPVFERPTYRTQITEEDDRNLPKRVLQVTATDGDKDRPQNIVYFLTGQGIDPDNPANSKFDINRTTGEIFVLKPLDRDQPNGRPQWRFTVFAQDEGGEGLVGYADVQVNLKDINDNAPIFPQGVYFGNVTENGTAGMVVMTMTAVDYDDPNEGTNAKLIYSIEKNVIEEETGSPIFEIEADTGVIKTAVCCLDRERTPDYSIQVVAMDGGGLKGTGTASIRVKDINDMPPQFTKDEWFTEVDETDGTNLPEMPILTVTVHDEDETNKFQYKVIDNSGYGADKFTMVRNNDGTGSLKIVQPLDYEDPLQSNGFRFRIQVNDKGEDNDNDKYHVAYSWVVVKLRDINDNKPQFERPNIEVSVYENADVGKTLETFKATDPDQGGKSKVSYAIDRSSDRQRQFSINQEGTVTIQRNLDREVTPRHQVKILAIDDGIPPKTATATLTVIVQDINDNPPKFLKDYRPVLPEHVPPRKVVEILATDDDDRSKSNGPPFQFRLDPGADDIIRASFKVEQDQKGANGDGMAIVSSLRSFDREQQKEYLIPIVIKDHGNPAMTGTSTLTVVIGDVNDNKMQPGSKDIFVYNYLGQAPDTQIGRVYVYDLDDWDLPDKKFHWESQEHPRFKLDEDTGMITMRQGTRDGRYHLRFKVYDRKHTQADVPANVTVTVREIPHDAVINSGSIRIAGITDEDFIRVWNYRTQSLSRSKADRFKDKLADLLNIDRENVDVFSVQLRRKHPPLTDVRFSAHGSPYYKPVRLNGIVLMHREEIEKDVGVNITMVGIDECLYENQMCEGSCTNTLDISSLPYMVNANKTSLVGVRVDVLAECTCGARNFSKAESCRSSPCHNGGRCMETRYGLSCSCPTGYTGPRCQQTTRSFRGNGWAWYPPLAMCDDSHLSFEFITRKSDGLLLYNGPIVPPERDELLVSDFISVELERGFPRLLIDFGSGTLELRVKTKKSLDDGEWHRLDIFWDTENVRMVVDYCKSAEVSEMEDGSPPEFDDSSCQARGTIPPFNEYLNVNAPLQIGGFYREQFDPTHYRWNYMPMGKGFDGCIKNLVHNSKLYDLAHPGLSRNSVAGCPQTEEVCSQSEQTSRCWEHGNCVGSFTEARCQCRPGWTGPACNIPTIPTTFKQQSYVKYALSFEPDRFSTQIQLRFRTREQHGELFRVSDQHNREYGILEIKDARLRFRYNLNSLRTEERDIWLNAIAVDDGQWHVVRVNRHGSAATLELDGGEGRRYNETFTFDGHQWLLVDKQEGVYAGGKAEYTGVRTFEVYADYQKSCLDDIRLEGKHLPLPPAMNGTQWGQATMARNLERNCPSNKPCANVICPDPFECVDLWNEYECTCGEGRVMSPDGKGCMDRNECLDLPCLNGGICVNQEPRLRYRCDCPDGFWGENCELIQEGQTLKLSMGALAAILVCLLIILILVLVFVVYNRRRESHIKYPGPDDDVRENIINYDDEGGGEDDMTAYDITPLQIPIGPMPELTQCKMPPLMYPVMTMGPGHEPNVGMFIEEHKKRADSDPNAPPFDDLRNYAYEGGGSTAGSLSSLQSGTDDEVQEFDYLDAWGPRFDKLANMYGDHHPTELDDLN